A DNA window from Spirochaetota bacterium contains the following coding sequences:
- a CDS encoding SDR family NAD(P)-dependent oxidoreductase: MVKEKRAIVIGASSGIGRELAMRLSRDGWVVGLAARRRTMLEDIQRELPLSSFVQVMDIARDDEVEDAFNDLTARIGGADLVVISAGTGYLNPELDWEKERATIEVNIKGFAAVANAAMKHFLARGAGHLAGISSVAGVRGNGTAPAYSASKAFVSNYLEGLRCAAKKSGADITVTDIVPGYVDTEMAKGEGLFWVASPETAARQIVRALIRKKPRVYVTRRWALVAMVLRHLPGWMLARF, translated from the coding sequence ATGGTGAAGGAAAAAAGGGCAATAGTTATCGGTGCTAGCTCGGGGATCGGGCGGGAGCTGGCCATGCGCCTGTCGCGCGATGGATGGGTGGTGGGACTCGCGGCCAGACGGCGAACCATGCTCGAGGATATTCAGCGGGAGCTTCCCCTGTCTTCTTTCGTCCAGGTCATGGATATCGCGCGCGATGACGAGGTCGAGGATGCATTCAACGACCTGACCGCCCGGATAGGCGGTGCGGACCTCGTGGTTATCAGCGCGGGTACGGGCTACCTGAACCCGGAGCTTGATTGGGAAAAGGAGCGCGCGACCATTGAGGTGAATATAAAAGGCTTCGCCGCCGTGGCGAACGCCGCCATGAAGCATTTCCTGGCCCGTGGCGCGGGCCACCTGGCGGGAATTTCGTCTGTCGCCGGGGTGCGCGGGAACGGGACCGCGCCCGCATACAGCGCCTCCAAGGCATTCGTGTCTAACTACCTTGAAGGACTTCGCTGCGCGGCTAAAAAATCGGGCGCGGATATTACCGTCACCGATATTGTGCCGGGCTACGTGGACACCGAAATGGCCAAGGGAGAAGGCCTCTTCTGGGTCGCCTCCCCCGAGACCGCGGCGCGTCAGATCGTACGTGCGCTCATCAGGAAAAAACCCCGGGTCTACGTTACCCGCCGATGGGCCCTGGTGGCGATGGTGCTCCGGCATCTCCCCGGATGGATGCTTGCGCGGTTCTAG